ACGCGGATTGTAGAATTGAACCCAACTTTCCCCGCCAAGAATGAGCTGTATGCTTTGCTGCTCCGTATGAGCGAGATGCCCATCTACTCAGATCGTTGGTCAAAGTTCCGCCGACGTCCGCGTGCTATGGGTAAGCCACTATGAAATTTGCCTCGATGTCATTGGTCGAAGTGGCGGCGGTCGTGGCGGTACATTTGAGAACTCATGGCATGCAGGTTGTTGTTGTCGGCGGTAGCGCAATCACGGTGCACGTTCCCAACGTGTATACTTCGATGGATGTTGACTTTGCTGCCACGTCAGGCATCGATCGGCGTAGGATCACCCTTGCGTTGACCGAACTTGGTTTTCGCCCGCACGGGCGGGTCTTTGTTCATCCTGATACGGGCTATTCGTTGGACTTCGTCGCGGACAGGCCTTACATCGATCAACAGCCAGTGTACGACTTTGCCGAGATTTCGACGCCCAATGGCACCGTGCACGTCCTCCATCTCGAAGACGCCATAGCCGATCGGATCGCTGCGTTCTTACACTGGAGTGATTCTGAATCACTGGATGTGGCGGAGCGCGCTGTGACCGCAGCACGAGATCGTCTGACATGGGAACGCATTGATGCGGCGTTGCAAAAGCTAGAAACGAACCTGCCGGAGACCGCCCAGCGAATGGCCTTGGCACGCGAACGGCTGCATCGTGCTCTCGCGGGAGATTAGGGAGCCCATACAGCATGGTGTTGGGGTATGCCAAGCTGCTCGCCGTCAGGAACCACTTGAAAACACATGTCGAGCTAACTGGCGATCAAAGCATACGTTCACGCTCCACGCCTACCACCACCCAACGGATAGTTTCCGGCCGGAAGACTCTGCACCGATCTTGCACCAGTTCGGGGCTCCGTTGGGCGCATTCGAAGGTCACAGGGTGCAGTCGGGCGCAGTGGATTCGATGGTGGGCGGTGCAGGTCTTGAACCTGCGGCCTCATCCGTGTGAAGGATGCGCTCTACCCCTGAGCTAACCGCCCGCCGGCACCCCGCTTCCGCGGGTAGATCATATTATGGCAAAGCACCGCGTCGACTGTCAAAGGCGCACATGCGAGCCCGCGATCAGGACCTTGCTACGGCGCAGCTGTGGTCTTGGAGGTCCTCACCGCTCCCCTTGTCTGCTCGTGCGGGATCGGCGCGGTCATCTAGCACGATGAATCCGGCGTGGCCGTTGGAAAGAGTGGCTCCCACGACCACAAGTGTTTGATCCCCCATATCTGCTCTTGCCACCGGCCGACCGTCAGCCAGCAGTTTGAAGGGATTTGCCTGACCGAGTTGTTCGCCTTCCACGCTCATAGCCAGGTAGCGGTGCCCCGCGAGCGGCACGGGGAAGAGCGCCCAGTGATCCCGGATAGTCGCTTCATATCTATGCAGCGCGTCGCGGACATCCACTCTGACGCAATCGATATGGATGTGCAGTTGATTCTGGGAACGCCCGGAAATCGAATTCACCGCCAAGGAAATATCGTCTCGCGGCATCGTCCGATTCAACACTTTGTCAACGTACGTACGTGATTCCCAGGCGACAGCGAAGTAGTTGGGCGCGTTCGGGGCAATGACGGCCGGACTCTCGATGCCGGTAACGCGCGCCGTCGGAATCAGGAGAAACTGCGTCGCCCCAACAAGGTCTTTCAACACAGCGTAGCCCGCCTGTTCTCCACCGCTCAAGTCCACG
The nucleotide sequence above comes from bacterium. Encoded proteins:
- a CDS encoding CDP-diacylglycerol diphosphatase, with translation MAVSATLRRPMARMCAALLLSAVLVLSGVGAGQADPNALWNIVHNKCVPNEQQSGKPDPCVAVDLSGGEQAGYAVLKDLVGATQFLLIPTARVTGIESPAVIAPNAPNYFAVAWESRTYVDKVLNRTMPRDDISLAVNSISGRSQNQLHIHIDCVRVDVRDALHRYEATIRDHWALFPVPLAGHRYLAMSVEGEQLGQANPFKLLADGRPVARADMGDQTLVVVGATLSNGHAGFIVLDDRADPARADKGSGEDLQDHSCAVARS